The Rhopalosiphum maidis isolate BTI-1 chromosome 1, ASM367621v3, whole genome shotgun sequence genome has a segment encoding these proteins:
- the LOC113556885 gene encoding E3 ubiquitin-protein ligase RNF126-like isoform X2: protein MDSASRPIDSIADNRYFCHSCDAEIGSVADDFTCPTCHLGFIEKVEEQQTPEELDDDELVFSNAHFMVNGILGDGELAGRRRSNIRRRRFTTRGPHLMTLQPGRGPRRSSGGTIENLVEDVIVNFADYARSGGSPVRFLLGNPGDYVWGRDGLDSIVSQLLNQIDGAGPPPLTKEKIQEIPTAVISQEHLDLKLQCSVCWEDFTIDEKVMKLACDHMFHKDCIIPWLELHGTCPICRKYLADDGLSSMNSDPLGISLGVGPNLAALIRARSNPRTNTDPVWGMNDYDMASTSSDWPTQLGISLPLPLVSSSSATQTPAAASGMSTYSSVTARNLRDQRLSTSTADVEPMETDHDQNLPAVNNANNS from the exons ATGGATAGTGCATCGAGACCTATTGACAGTATTGCAGATAATCGCTATTTTTGCCACAGCTGTGATGCCGAAATAGGGAGCGTAGCTGAT GATTTTACGTGTCCAACATGTCATTTGGgatttattgaaaaagttGAAGAACAGCAAACTCCTGAAGAACTAGATGATGACGAATTGGTTTTTTCTAATGCACACTTTATG GTGAATGGAATATTAGGAGATGGTGAACTAGCAGGAAGACGGAGGTCAAATATTCGTCGTCGTAGATTTACAACAAGAGGTCCTCATCTAATGACATTACAACCTGGAAg agGCCCAAGGCGTAGTTCAGGTGGgacaattgaaaatttagtagAAGATGTCATTGTCAACTTTGCTGATTATGCTCGATCAGGTGGAAGTCCAgt TAGATTTTTACTTGGTAACCCTGGTGATTATGTTTGGGGAAGAGATGGATTAGATTCAATTGTATCACAGTTATTAAATCAGATTGATGGAGCTGGACCTCCTCCATTAACAAAAGAGAAAATACAAGAAATTCCTACAGCAGTTATTTCTCAAGAACATTTag atttgaaaCTCCAATGCTCTGTTTGTTGGGAAGATTTTACAATTGACGAAAAAGTAATGAAACTAGCTTGTGATCATATGTTTCATAAAGACTGTATTATACCTTGGTTAGAATtg catgGTACATGTCCAATTTGTCGTAAATATTTAGCAGATGATGGGTTAAGTTCAATGAATTCAGATCCACTAGGAATCAGTTTAGGTGTTGGACCTAATTTAGCAGCACTCATTAg agcTCGTAGTAATCCGCGTACTAATACTGATCCAGTATGGGGAATGAATGATTATGATATGGCATCTACGTCATCTGACTGGCCTACACAACTTGGTATTAGTTTACCACTTCCACTTGTGTCATCATCATCAGCTACACAGACTCCAGCTGCAGCATCAGGTATGTCCACTTATTCATCCGTCACAGCTAGAAACTTACGTGACCAACGGTTGTCAACTTCAACTGCTGATGTTGAACCTATGGAAACTGACCATGATCAAAATTTACCTGCAGTGAATAATGCAAATAATTCCTAG
- the LOC113556887 gene encoding 3-ketodihydrosphingosine reductase: protein MLAFITFGIITLSFVLATIFKFKFVAKKKCLLGRHVIVTGGSSGIGKCIAIEAAKIGANVTIVARNENRLRSALEEIKGKCSDKNQKFNYLSVDLAGDYSMVEKTFNNAIEDNMGPLYLFINCAGMAICGTLEDSSTSDIMQMINTNLISTIQATKAIVNKMKQNGYGSIVITSSLASFCGIYGLSIYCATKFALRGFAEALSMETKNFGVKVTLALPPDTDTPGYANESKNKPLETLLISETAKLFTPEEVGNKILQDALDGHFFSTVGFEGLMMTISCAGMAPNTSYLKLICQVFGAGILRLITVYYQTMFDKIIIKCKLDRENVKNNKTL from the exons ATGTTAGCATTTATAACTTTTGGAATCATAACTTTGTCGTTTGTTTTAgctacaattttcaaatttaaattcgtaGCCAAGAAAAAATGCCTACTTGGTCGTCATGTTATa gtcACGGGCGGTTCCAGTGGTATTGGTAAATGCATTGCTATAGAAGCTGCTAAGATAGGAGCAAATGTGACTATTGTTGCAAGAAATGAAAATAGACTTCGTTCAGCATTGGAAGAAATTAAAGGGAAATGTTCAGATAAGAATCAAAAGTTCAACTATTTGTCTG TTGATTTAGCGGGTGATTACAGTATGGtagaaaaaacttttaataatgcaATTGAAGATAATATGGGACCTTTATATTTGTTCATAAACTGTGCTGGTATGGCTATTTGTGGAACGTTAGAAGACAGTTCCACTAGTGatataatg caAATGATCAATACTAATTTGATATCTACGATTCAAGCCACTAAAGCAATAGtgaataaaatgaaacaaaatggTTATGGAAGTATTGTTATAACTTCATCACTAGCATCTTTCTGTGGTATTTACGGTTTAAGTATATACTGCGCCACAAAATTTGCATTAAGAGGGTTTGCTGAAGCTTTGAGCAtggaa ACAAAGAACTTTGGAGTAAAAGTGACATTGGCCTTGCCTCCTGATACAGATACCCCAGGATATGCTAACGAGTCAAAAAACAAACCACTGGAAACATTGCTGATATCTGAGACAGCCAAATTGTTTACACCAGAAGAAGTAGGAAATAAAATTCTTCAAGATGCATTA gaTGGACATTTCTTTAGCACTGTTGGGTTTGAAGGTCTCATGATGACTATTTCTTGTGCTGGAATGGCGCCAAACacttcttatttaaaattaatatgtcag GTTTTTGGTGCTGGAATTTTAAGGCTGATAACTGTTTACTATCAAActatgtttgataaaataattataaaatgtaaattagatagagaaaacgttaaaaataataaaacactataa
- the LOC113556944 gene encoding ubiquitin-associated protein 1-like, with product MSYGGSSGQESDKNGFSYMDNIPVKIIEKYKPPKKIALPGVLQHKPTSNALKTQYDFNLEKNVLEKMAIWSKIREEAKTRRHLQAAEFKTQDYLDLDKLTLLNPAQPQNTQVLQPIPAQQMNLKMSSYDTMLTKNINISDFESDTSSPFDNMELKTINDLEELASVLKPTSVYNNTNIKNVQPSDINVSQYYPKPIYNNYSEHFNSNEFLHNPNIKTNQTISSIPKSNSNVIGDKNSVATLPPVTMPNILLQLEADLNTLKYNDESPNDPQKSVPHITTNGSKSPTCSFPNPYRSLSPTSQCLADQMHQMGFPLSRAARACKLFGKDESKVIEFLIQVHSIEETSGYTADRVEQALVVNNFNADHAITFLKNVDRLIDFGFREENICSALVKCNNDPDKALDSLVSY from the exons ATGTCATATGGTGGAAGCAGTGGACAAGAAAGTGATAAaaatg ggtTTTCATATATGGACAACATTCCTGTTaagattattgaaaaatataagccTCCAAAAAAGATAGCATTACCTGGTGTGTTACAACATAAACCTACATCTAACGCATTAAAAACCcag tatgattttaatttggaaaaaaatgtacttgagAAAATGGCAATATGGAGTAAAATACGAGAAGAAGCTAAAACTAGACGCCATTTACAGGCTGCTGAGTTCAAAACACaagattatttagatttagatAAGTTAACACTGTTAAATCCAGCACAACCGCAAAATACTCAAGTTTTACAACCAATACCTGCTCAACAaatgaacttaaaaatgtcTTCATATGACACCATGctcactaaaaatataaatatatcagatTTTGAGTCCGATACATCCAGTCCATTTGACAACAtggaattaaaaactattaatgatTTGGAAGAATTAGCTTCTGTCTTAAAACCAACATCagtctataataataccaatattaaaaatgttcaaccaTCTGATATAAATGTTTCTCAATATTATCCAAAacctatttacaataattattcagaacattttaatagcaatgaatttttacataatcctaatataaaaactaatcagACTATTAGTTCTATTCCTAAGTCCAATTCAAATGTTATTGGTGATAAAAATAGTGTAGCAACTTTGCCACCCGTTACTAtgccaaatattttattacaattggaggctgatttaaatactttaaagtaTAATGATGAATCACca AATGATCCACAAAAATCTGTACCTCACATTACAACAAATGGGTCTAAATCACCTACATGCTCATTTCCTAATCCATACAGATCACTTTCTCCAACTAGCCAATGTCTAGCAGATCAAATGCATCAAATGGGTTTTCCTTTATCGCGTGCTGCACGAGCATGCAAACTATTTGGTAAAGATGAATCTAAG GTGATAGAGTTTTTAATTCAAGTACATTCCATTGAGGAGACTAGCGGATATACTGCTGATCGTGTAGAACAAGCACTGgtggttaataattttaatgctgATCATGCAATCacttttcttaaaaatgttgataggcTTATTGATTTTGGATTTCGAGAAGAAAATATATGCAGTGCACTAGTGAAATGCAATAATGATCCTGATAAAGCGCTTGATAGTCTTGTGTCTTATTAA
- the LOC113556635 gene encoding arrestin domain-containing protein 1-like isoform X2, with protein sequence MTLVGGGGESKLETGEQVYPFNVSLPHQLPSTFNGEYGHVRYTAKVKVDIPWGKDKETEKIFQVISPLNLNDEPSLAEPKKEEKEKFYCCCCCESGPTTLVVCIPYSGFVPGQIIPLTIELDNNSNVAIDAVKIKLKRDLTFKARHPSEKTNFSSSELAVLRLQGIEAHASKTWTEQMVVPNSLMFSNLKYCGVITDQYVLNVEAIAGGMYENTDINVKIAMGNIPLTIAQDAPQFNIPIQLPNYNNAANSQLITNPTYPVDLPAPVPGFAQQIPPYGQPPFIPYPQQTTNTSQISGQPLLYPQAQMYNPSQLPYPDGNIQQPAFNPSFQNLNTPEVNPSAPSI encoded by the exons atgacttTGGTTGGAGGTGGAG GAGAATCAAAATTAGAAACGGGTGAACAGGTTTATCCATTTAATGTTTCTTTACCTCATCAATTACCATCTACATTTAATGGCGAGTATGGACACGTTCGTTATACAGCAAAAGTTAAAGTTGATATTCCATGGGGCAAAGATAaagaaacagaaaaaatatttcaagttatttctccattaaatttaaatgatgaaCCATCACTAGct GAACccaaaaaagaagaaaaagaaaagttttattgttgctgttgctgtGAGTCTGGTCCAACAACATTGGTAGTTTGTATTCCTTATAGTGGTTTTGTACCTGGACAAATTATTCCTCTTACAATTGAACTAGATAACAATAGTAATGTAGCAATTGATGCTGTTAAAATTAAGTTGAAACGA gatttaacatttaaagcaAGACACCCAAGTGAAAAAACTAACTTCAGTTCATCTGAGCTTGCAGTTTTACGTTTACAAGGTATTGAAGCTCATGCTTCAAAAACATGGACAGAGCAAATGGTGGTTCCTAATAGTTTGATGTTTTCTAATCTAAAGTATTGTGGAGTTATTACTGaccaatatgtattaaat gtAGAAGCTATTGCTGGAGGTATGTATGAAAACACTGATATTAATGTGAAAATTGCAATGGGTAATATTCCATTAACTATTGCTCAAGATGCACctcaatttaatattccaattCAATTGCCTAATTACAATAATGCTGCAAATAgccaattaattacaaatccTACCTATCCCGTAGATCTACCTGCTCCTGTTCCTGGATTTGCACAGCAAATTCCACCATATGGCCAACCTCCTTTTATTCCTTATCCACAACAAACCACAAACACATCACAAATCTCTGGTCAGCCACTATTGTATCCTCAAGCACAAATGTATAACCCATCTCAGTTACCCTATCCGGATGGGAATATACAACAACCAGCATTTAATCCAtcttttcaaaatttgaatactcCAGAAGTAAATCCTTCCGCTCCctctatttaa
- the LOC113556885 gene encoding E3 ubiquitin-protein ligase RNF126-like isoform X1, translated as MDSASRPIDSIADNRYFCHSCDAEIGSVADDFTCPTCHLGFIEKVEEQQTPEELDDDELVFSNAHFMVNGILGDGELAGRRRSNIRRRRFTTRGPHLMTLQPGRGPRRSSGGTIENLVEDVIVNFADYARSGGSPVSRFLLGNPGDYVWGRDGLDSIVSQLLNQIDGAGPPPLTKEKIQEIPTAVISQEHLDLKLQCSVCWEDFTIDEKVMKLACDHMFHKDCIIPWLELHGTCPICRKYLADDGLSSMNSDPLGISLGVGPNLAALIRARSNPRTNTDPVWGMNDYDMASTSSDWPTQLGISLPLPLVSSSSATQTPAAASGMSTYSSVTARNLRDQRLSTSTADVEPMETDHDQNLPAVNNANNS; from the exons ATGGATAGTGCATCGAGACCTATTGACAGTATTGCAGATAATCGCTATTTTTGCCACAGCTGTGATGCCGAAATAGGGAGCGTAGCTGAT GATTTTACGTGTCCAACATGTCATTTGGgatttattgaaaaagttGAAGAACAGCAAACTCCTGAAGAACTAGATGATGACGAATTGGTTTTTTCTAATGCACACTTTATG GTGAATGGAATATTAGGAGATGGTGAACTAGCAGGAAGACGGAGGTCAAATATTCGTCGTCGTAGATTTACAACAAGAGGTCCTCATCTAATGACATTACAACCTGGAAg agGCCCAAGGCGTAGTTCAGGTGGgacaattgaaaatttagtagAAGATGTCATTGTCAACTTTGCTGATTATGCTCGATCAGGTGGAAGTCCAgt caGTAGATTTTTACTTGGTAACCCTGGTGATTATGTTTGGGGAAGAGATGGATTAGATTCAATTGTATCACAGTTATTAAATCAGATTGATGGAGCTGGACCTCCTCCATTAACAAAAGAGAAAATACAAGAAATTCCTACAGCAGTTATTTCTCAAGAACATTTag atttgaaaCTCCAATGCTCTGTTTGTTGGGAAGATTTTACAATTGACGAAAAAGTAATGAAACTAGCTTGTGATCATATGTTTCATAAAGACTGTATTATACCTTGGTTAGAATtg catgGTACATGTCCAATTTGTCGTAAATATTTAGCAGATGATGGGTTAAGTTCAATGAATTCAGATCCACTAGGAATCAGTTTAGGTGTTGGACCTAATTTAGCAGCACTCATTAg agcTCGTAGTAATCCGCGTACTAATACTGATCCAGTATGGGGAATGAATGATTATGATATGGCATCTACGTCATCTGACTGGCCTACACAACTTGGTATTAGTTTACCACTTCCACTTGTGTCATCATCATCAGCTACACAGACTCCAGCTGCAGCATCAGGTATGTCCACTTATTCATCCGTCACAGCTAGAAACTTACGTGACCAACGGTTGTCAACTTCAACTGCTGATGTTGAACCTATGGAAACTGACCATGATCAAAATTTACCTGCAGTGAATAATGCAAATAATTCCTAG
- the LOC113556635 gene encoding arrestin domain-containing protein 3-like isoform X1, producing MGVTNLQIIFDNPTDVFMPGQSITGRVLITTSSSVKIRSIKLKFRGEAIVSWTEQESRRSDNGETQNYSVKYDAEEEYFENKMTLVGGGGESKLETGEQVYPFNVSLPHQLPSTFNGEYGHVRYTAKVKVDIPWGKDKETEKIFQVISPLNLNDEPSLAEPKKEEKEKFYCCCCCESGPTTLVVCIPYSGFVPGQIIPLTIELDNNSNVAIDAVKIKLKRDLTFKARHPSEKTNFSSSELAVLRLQGIEAHASKTWTEQMVVPNSLMFSNLKYCGVITDQYVLNVEAIAGGMYENTDINVKIAMGNIPLTIAQDAPQFNIPIQLPNYNNAANSQLITNPTYPVDLPAPVPGFAQQIPPYGQPPFIPYPQQTTNTSQISGQPLLYPQAQMYNPSQLPYPDGNIQQPAFNPSFQNLNTPEVNPSAPSI from the exons atGGGTGTGACAAATTTACAGATTATTTTCGATAATCCCACGGATGTATTTATGCCTGGTCAATCTATTACTGGACGAGTATTGATAACTACTAGTAGTTCTGTAAAAATAAGAA gtattaaattgaaatttcgaGGGGAAGCTATAGTTTCATGGACAGAACAAGAATCTCGTAGAAGTGATAATGGTGAAACTCAAAATTACTCTGTCAAATATGATGCTGAAgaagaatattttgaaaataaaatgacttTGGTTGGAGGTGGAG GAGAATCAAAATTAGAAACGGGTGAACAGGTTTATCCATTTAATGTTTCTTTACCTCATCAATTACCATCTACATTTAATGGCGAGTATGGACACGTTCGTTATACAGCAAAAGTTAAAGTTGATATTCCATGGGGCAAAGATAaagaaacagaaaaaatatttcaagttatttctccattaaatttaaatgatgaaCCATCACTAGct GAACccaaaaaagaagaaaaagaaaagttttattgttgctgttgctgtGAGTCTGGTCCAACAACATTGGTAGTTTGTATTCCTTATAGTGGTTTTGTACCTGGACAAATTATTCCTCTTACAATTGAACTAGATAACAATAGTAATGTAGCAATTGATGCTGTTAAAATTAAGTTGAAACGA gatttaacatttaaagcaAGACACCCAAGTGAAAAAACTAACTTCAGTTCATCTGAGCTTGCAGTTTTACGTTTACAAGGTATTGAAGCTCATGCTTCAAAAACATGGACAGAGCAAATGGTGGTTCCTAATAGTTTGATGTTTTCTAATCTAAAGTATTGTGGAGTTATTACTGaccaatatgtattaaat gtAGAAGCTATTGCTGGAGGTATGTATGAAAACACTGATATTAATGTGAAAATTGCAATGGGTAATATTCCATTAACTATTGCTCAAGATGCACctcaatttaatattccaattCAATTGCCTAATTACAATAATGCTGCAAATAgccaattaattacaaatccTACCTATCCCGTAGATCTACCTGCTCCTGTTCCTGGATTTGCACAGCAAATTCCACCATATGGCCAACCTCCTTTTATTCCTTATCCACAACAAACCACAAACACATCACAAATCTCTGGTCAGCCACTATTGTATCCTCAAGCACAAATGTATAACCCATCTCAGTTACCCTATCCGGATGGGAATATACAACAACCAGCATTTAATCCAtcttttcaaaatttgaatactcCAGAAGTAAATCCTTCCGCTCCctctatttaa
- the LOC113556885 gene encoding E3 ubiquitin-protein ligase RNF126-like isoform X3 yields the protein MDSASRPIDSIADNRYFCHSCDAEIGSVADDFTCPTCHLGFIEKVEEQQTPEELDDDELVFSNAHFMVNGILGDGELAGRRRSNIRRRRFTTRGPHLMTLQPGRGPRRSSGGTIENLVEDVIVNFADYARSGGSPVSRFLLGNPGDYVWGRDGLDSIVSQLLNQIDGAGPPPLTKEKIQEIPTAVISQEHLDLKLQCSVCWEDFTIDEKVMKLACDHMFHKDCIIPWLELHGTCPICRKYLADDGLSSMNSDPLGISLGVGPNLAALIRARSNPRTNTDPVWGMNDYDMASTSSDWPTQLGISLPLPLVSSSSATQTPAAASVLF from the exons ATGGATAGTGCATCGAGACCTATTGACAGTATTGCAGATAATCGCTATTTTTGCCACAGCTGTGATGCCGAAATAGGGAGCGTAGCTGAT GATTTTACGTGTCCAACATGTCATTTGGgatttattgaaaaagttGAAGAACAGCAAACTCCTGAAGAACTAGATGATGACGAATTGGTTTTTTCTAATGCACACTTTATG GTGAATGGAATATTAGGAGATGGTGAACTAGCAGGAAGACGGAGGTCAAATATTCGTCGTCGTAGATTTACAACAAGAGGTCCTCATCTAATGACATTACAACCTGGAAg agGCCCAAGGCGTAGTTCAGGTGGgacaattgaaaatttagtagAAGATGTCATTGTCAACTTTGCTGATTATGCTCGATCAGGTGGAAGTCCAgt caGTAGATTTTTACTTGGTAACCCTGGTGATTATGTTTGGGGAAGAGATGGATTAGATTCAATTGTATCACAGTTATTAAATCAGATTGATGGAGCTGGACCTCCTCCATTAACAAAAGAGAAAATACAAGAAATTCCTACAGCAGTTATTTCTCAAGAACATTTag atttgaaaCTCCAATGCTCTGTTTGTTGGGAAGATTTTACAATTGACGAAAAAGTAATGAAACTAGCTTGTGATCATATGTTTCATAAAGACTGTATTATACCTTGGTTAGAATtg catgGTACATGTCCAATTTGTCGTAAATATTTAGCAGATGATGGGTTAAGTTCAATGAATTCAGATCCACTAGGAATCAGTTTAGGTGTTGGACCTAATTTAGCAGCACTCATTAg agcTCGTAGTAATCCGCGTACTAATACTGATCCAGTATGGGGAATGAATGATTATGATATGGCATCTACGTCATCTGACTGGCCTACACAACTTGGTATTAGTTTACCACTTCCACTTGTGTCATCATCATCAGCTACACAGACTCCAGCTGCAGCATCAG